The Psychrobacillus sp. FSL K6-2836 nucleotide sequence AAAGAGAAAAGATTCTAGAGCTCCTTTCCGGGCATCATATTCAGCCTAACTCTCCGGGTGTTATTACTTCTGTAGAAAAAATCGATAAACGAACGCCGCCTCCTCAGCTCCATTCTTTGTCGACATTACAGGCAACAGCCAATCGCTTATGGAAAACAAGCCCAGCAGATGTGCTAAAAACGATGCAAGGGCTTTATGAGAAAAAATTAGTTTCTTACCCAAGAACTGACGCAAGACATATTACACCAAATGAGTTTTCCTATATAGCTGCTCAGGTTTCGGCTTATCAGCAAATTATTGGTCACCCATTTGAAGTTGCTTCACTCGCTCCTAAAAAGCGTTACGTTGATAGCTCAAAAGTACAGGAGCATTACGCCATCATTCCAACGAAGAAGCTCCCTACTCCCGCTAAACTTGCTGGACTATCTAGTGTGGAAAGAAATTTATATGAGGAAATCGTACGTACTACACTGGCAATGTTCCATACCGATTACTTATATACGGAAACGAAGGTAACCACCGATGTAAACGACCTGCCCTTCTTCACGACTGGGAAAACTGAGCGTGATCAAGGATGGAAAGCGCTATTTCCGCGTTCATCCAAGGATAAAGATGATCAACCCCTTCCACCCTTACAGGAGCAGGAAAAAGTAGAAAGCAATATTGGTATTAAAGAAGGGAAAACATTGCCTCCGAAGCCATATACAGAAGGACAGCTCATCGCCATGATGAAAACCTGTGGAAAGCTTGTGGAAGACAAACTGGAAACAGAAATTTTAAAAGAAGTAGAGGGGCTCGGTACGGAAGCAACTCGAAGTGGGATTATCGAAACGATTAAGCGACACGGTTATATTAGCGTAACGAAAAACATTGTTTCCATAACAGATAAAGGACGAGTCCTCTGTCAGGCAATTGACGGTAATCTTCTCGCTAGTCCATCGATGACAGCTAAATGGGAAACCTATTTACGAAAAATCGGTAATGGCGAGGGCTCGATGGATCGTTTTCTAGGTAGTATTGCAAAGTTTATCCATAGTTTGATGCAAGAGGTACCCCATCAGTTAAAAACAAAACAAATTGATATAAAGCTAGCACCTCGTCCATCAAAATATGATGCTAAATTCAAGAGAGATCCCATTGTAACCTGCCCTAAATGTCATAAAGGTTCCATTATTGCCCATAAGAACTTCTATGGTTGCACAGAATACAAAAATGGATGTACACAGACATTTAATGGATACTTTTTAAAGAAAAAAATAACCCCTAGCCAAATAAAAATGCTTTGTACAAAGGGTAAAACAAATATTATCAAAGGATTTGAAGCCGAAAACGGTCAAAAATTTGATGCCTACTTAGCATTTGTTGAAGGTAAAATTAAATTGGAGTTTTAATAACAACAGTATGCTCACTTCTCTTTCTTTGGCCGTTGCCAGATGAAGTAAGAAATTGAAATAGCAAAATCAATTCCGAGGATGAATAACCAGAGTTCCAATGTGCCGGATAATACTTTTGTTCTTGTAGTGTCATCTATGAAATAGATCATCGCAACAATAATTACAGCACCGATAGCATAAGCAAGAAGATGCAAAATAGATCCTTTCATAGAGTGATAGGCATAATCCATACCAGTTTTACGGATGGGTCTCGTGCCTTGTTTTTTCACATAATAAAGAAACCGTTCGTCCGTCCATCGAATCATACTTTTACCAAATGCAATAGATACTCCAAGGTAAATCGCTGAAAGTGCATGAAATCGATTGGCTATTGCACCGTTATATAAATCTACAGCTGTGACGATGAGAAGAACAAGATCGATAACAGGCGTCAGTGCCAGAAAGAATAAGCCTAGTTTTTCACGTTTAAACATATAGCGGACTAAAAGGCCTAGTAAGATAACAACCCAAAATCCAATTTCACAGACAACTATTGTCCAAGCAACAAGATTCATCTAAACACCTCCCTTATAATATAATGTTGTTATTTAAAATTCATAACACAATATTGAATTCCCAAATAATATCTTTATTCAAAATAAGGCTGATCTCCATGGAGAAGATCAGCCTTCATTTTATTCAAAAGGATATGCATGAACTACCGTTCCATTTCGCCCTGTTGTAGTTACAGCCTGTGACAAAGAATTTAAAATAGCCTCTTCTGTTACCTCTGCCACTCCTTGGAATAAATCATTCATAATTGAGTGGTCATCTCGTAATTGCCGCCTTACCTCCACACTTTCTTGTGAATTATGCTGTATTTGATGAGCAGTCGAAAATGCGATAACTATATCGCCACTTCCATTACTAAAATGACTACCTGTTCTACCTAACCCCACCCCACATCGTTTAGCAAGACGTGTAAGCTGTCTATTACTTAAAGGTGCATCTGTCGCCAATACAATCATAATAGATCCGTCTGCTGGCTTTGGAAAGGTAGGAACATCTTTCACTTCATTCACTTGATACCTGGCAGCCTGAAATTCCTCTTTTCTTCCGAAATTACTAAGCACCATACATCCCACAGTATAGACTGTATCACTATCTTGAATAATACGTGAGGAGGAACCGATACCTCCCTTATATCCAAAGCAAATCATACCTTTACCTGCTCCAACTGCTCCCTCAGGTGAGGTTTCTGACGATGAATTTTGAATACACTCAATCGCATGCTTCGGCTCAACAGGAAGCTTGCGAATTGAATTTAACCGACTGTCATTGCACTCCCCTACTACTATATTAATAGTTCCCGTAGAATCCCCTATTTCCGGGTTTCTTTCTAGCATATACTCGAGTGTCCCTTGAGAAACTGCTGGAATGCCAAATGTATTCGTCAGCATGATCGGTGATTCAATTAACCCTAGCTCATTTACTTGTACAAGACCGGTTGTTTTTCCAAAACCGTTTAGGATATAACTTGCTCCAACTACTTTCTGTTGAAATAAATTACCACCATGGGGCAAGATCGCTGTTACTCCAGTACAAGCATATTCTCCTTCACTAAGTGGGCTGTCTAATGTAACATGTCCAACTTTCACACCATGCACATCCGTGATACAGTTCTTTTTCCCAATAGATAATCTTCCTATTGTCATACCACGTTGTCTAATTTTTTTAGGCTCCACGTTTACTATCCCCTAACTTTAGAAACTTCTTTCCATCTATGAATCAAAGATTCCTCACAAAAGTCTTGTTTTTCCCCATATAAACGCAGAACATCTTTTATTTCTTCTGCTAAATATTTTTCATTTCGATTGTTCGCAAGAGAGGGATATCCAGAACCTCTTTGTAAATAATCAGAACTACCGACTAAGTACCATTTATCCTCTTCTAATAATTCCCCATTTACATAGATTGCATGGATATCCTTCCCATCATGTTCTATTTGAAGTCCCGAAGCATGCAGCCTCCCTACAAATCTCCCTCTAAATCCTGGACCTCTTCCATCTGCCAAGCATATTTGCGCATCTAATGACTGCTCCAATGCTTCTTTTAAATGCTTACCTTGCATCTCAAAGGAAGTTGGATTTAATGGAGAAGGACATATCTCGATTAGCTTTTTTGGTGTCATTTCATGAAATATTCCCGCATTACAAATACCACTATTGATAAGGCCAATTTCTGTTCCCAGCATATCCTTCAGCCCGTCAGCTATTAAATTAGAAATTGGATTTTCTTCCACAACGTCATGCCACAAAGGATGTTCCACTGTATACAAAGGTTTACTTAATGCTTCTATAGCTTTTTCTTTATTGAATCTTAAAATAGATTCTATCTGTTCACTCTCTTTTATATCCTTTGTAGAAATAGTCTCTGAATGGACAAGATGAACTTTACCATCCTCTATTTCTAACTCCATAATACCTATATGTTCTCCGTAATTACCTGCGCTATTCATAAATGTCTTATCGATAATCTTTGCTTGTTCAAATAATTTATGATCATGCGCAGAAACAATAATATCAATCTCTTTAATCTCTTCAGCGAGTGGTTCATCTGCAAAGGTGCCAACATGGCTTAATAAAATACAAATGTCGTACTTACCTTCGTTTTTATCTATTTCTTCTTTTATAGCTTTGGAATAATCAGTCATATATATGCCCAGTCCGTCATTAAATACTCCCATGTCGGGAGAAGATCCTGTAATGAGAATTCGAAGTCCGTTTTTTTCTAAAATAACGCTAGGTTTGACTCCATTTATATAAGTACGATCTTTTTTAAACAAATTATTGCTTATAAAAGGAATAGGGCTATTACTCGCCATATGCTCTAGAGTATCTATTCCATTGAACATCTCATTATTACCAATCGTTATTGCATCGTACCCAGCGGCCGCTAATAACTCTATAGCAGCCATACCTCTAGTGCCTTGGAGCTCAATGCTTTTAAAATCAGCAAAATCCCCTCCGTCTAAAATAATCGTGTCTTCATCTTTCTGTTGGTTAATCAAAGTAACTATTTTTTTGTAGTTTTCAAAATTACTATGTATGTCATTTGTATGCAATATTTTAAGTCTCATAGACGCCCCCAGATATGTATTTAACTTGACAATTATACCATATTCTAATTTTTCTAATTAATCTATTTTGATAAAACTAGATTATTTTGAAAGGTTTAGGGAATGGAATAATAAATAGAACAAGGAGGCTGTAAAATGGAATTGCTACAAGTAAATGGTCGTATAAATAAAAAAAAATTAGCACTTAGTATTCTTATACCAGTGATTGGAGGCTCAATTACTGGTTGGATTGCTAATAAAAATGCGCAGGAGAAGTACAAAAAACTAAAACAGCCATCATTCTCCCCCCCTAGCGCTGTTTTTCCTATCGTTTGGACCACTCTCTACACGACTATGGGAATTGCTAAATACCGTGTAGATCAAAAAAAGAAGGACTCTCCAACTGCTGTTCCCTTGTATGACCTACAATTGGGTTTGAATTATTTATGGTCCTTTCTATTTTTCCGATGGGGATTACGTGGAACCGCGCTTGTAGAAATTACTCTTATGCTAGCATGCATTACGTTAACGGCATACGAATTTCAACAAGTAGATAAAACAGCGGGTGCACTGATGATTCCATATGTTGGATGGGTTGCTTTTGCATTGGGTCTTAATTATGCCGTTTGGAAATTGAATAAATGAGTGCTTAAGACGCATTCAGGTTATTTTCATTTCTAAATTAAAGGATTACAACGACTTCTAGAGTTATGATTTTTATTAAATTAAGATAATAGTTCTGTCTTTTTCTCATACTTTCAAATAAATTTTTAATTCATTGAACCAATTCATAAAAGCATATTATAAAGTGAAATTCTAACAACTCTGATTTTCGCTGGAGTCGCCATCTGCCACTCCAGCGGGAACGACTTTTTTTATAAAAGAACAATAAATTTCGTTGAAATTTACTCAACTAACAAAATAAAAATACCAAGTATCAGCCTGCTGATACTTGGTATTTTTATTTGGATTGAAATCCTTTTACTTTATCTACAGCCTCTATAAGCTTTACTGTAACTACTTCTGATTCATCAATATGGTTCATGAGCACATCATTTGTTTCATCGAATAATTCAGTTGTCTTTTGGAATTTTTGTATAACATCTTCACTTGATACTTTTTGATGCTTGATGAAATTTAATAGTTCGTTTACCTCTCCCTGAACATTTGTAATGATGCTTAACAAGGAGTTTATTTGCTCGGATGTTTCGGAACTGGTTTTCATTCCTTCATTTACTAAGTTCATATTGCTTATATTGTCTTCATACGCTTTTGAAATTTGTTCTTGAATTTTTTTTGTCAGATCTGCAATGTCTGCAGTACTCTCCTTCGTACTTTCCGCAAGTTTACGAACCTCATCTGCTACAACAGAAAAACCTTTTCCATGCTCCCCTGCCCTCGCAGCTTCAATGGATGCGTTTAAAGCAAGTAAATTTGTTTGGCTAGAAATATCGCTAATCACTTTTACAATTTCTTCAATCTGTTTAGAGCGTTCACTTAATTGGTTCATACTTGCAGATGTTTTTCTAGACTGATCTCCTAAGTTATCGATAAGGCTTTCTACAGCGTGTACGGCCTCTCTACTATCCACGGATAAAGTAACCATCTCATCCGATGAGGCGATTAATGATTCCCCTTTTGCCAGTGCTTCATCCGATATCTTATTTGAGTTTATCGTGCTCTCTTCCACTCTTTTAAACTCTTTTAAAATTTCTCCAACCATTTTCCCTAAAATAGCATGTTGATTGTTTACGATGTCATGCTGATCAATAGTAGACACTAATTCTTTATGTAAATCATTTAAGAAAATTTGAAACTCATTATCTTTTTTATCCAATTTAGAATTTAAATCATCTATCTTTTGTTTGAATTGTTCTATATCCTCTTTGCGAGATTTGAATACGGTTAACATTTACTTCACTCCAATTATAATTATTTCCACTTGTTAATATGTATTTAATATACTACTTTTCAAAGATAAATTATACAAATTAACAGTTCTTTAGTTCCGATTAGAAATAGTTATATTTTAGTAGCAAAAACCCCCTATAAATACTTCTCATCCGAAATATTAAATTGTTGTAGTCGATTCCTCCTCAATTAGAAATAGCCCAACCCCTCGAAAGGAATTAAGGCTATCGTTAATCTTATATAAATAATAATATAAGCATACTTTTCAATTTGATTCGGTTATCTACTAAAAAGAAATTTATGGAATTAGAAATTTTATACTTTCATAAAGAAAAGAGACTTGGACAGAACCCCAAAACAGCATTTTTCTCTGTGAGAAAAATGCTGTTTTTTTGCTGTGCACAAAATTGATTTCCATTCCAGGGACGCTTTCCACGGGCGTTGCCTGAGCCTGTAGTCTCAGGCGTCACGCTATTCCCGTAGGAGTCGCCCCTCCATTTCAATCAATTTTATTAACTATCTATTATTTAGTAAAGGTTTCTCCATATCCAATAAAATTTCTACTTCTGTCCCAGTCTCTTTATATTTCGTTATTATAAGTTTTGAAAAGTATCTTTTACAAATCCATTTTGCTAACACCCTACTTATTAATACGCATAAATTCTACAACTTTTTTATCGATAAAACCTCTTTCTTGAACTCGTTCATCAAAATTTTCAATAAGATGATAGGACTGGATAGCATCTAACAAGTCATCCACCTCAGTAAGATCTCGATCTAAAAAACCATTTTCATATAACATATTTTGAATATCATTCGCTAGTACTCCTTCAATAGCCACAACATCTTCCGGAGTTGTTCCCGTAAAATAGAGCTGGTGAAGTTTTAAGAGCCTCGCTAATTCTTTCACTGGGTCTGCATGGTCATCCACTCGAAGGTCTATATAACGATCTGTATAGCCACCATAGCTTCCATTTTCTTTTACTACTAACAAAGCAGCAGATTGTTTGCCCCGTTTGTCTCCCCCTGCAATATCACCAGCTTGTAATGCTGCCAATAGTCGTTCAGCAAGAGATCCCTCCTTTTGTAGAAAAACTGCCTTCATGTCGTTGACTGTATCTTCACTGACCAATATGTTTCCTTGAATCGCAAAATTCGCTTCTGCCAATCCTCCTGCCCAATCGAAACAATCTTTCCCAGTAAATATAGCACTACGACCACTTGCATCTACCATACCAACTTGTCGGGCACCAGACTTTTCATCATTTGCAACTAACTCTTTTAGAACCTCTTCCGGTGACATGCCTCTTTGCAGCATGTCCAAGCCATCTACACCATAATCTAAATTTGCCCAGGACTGAGTTGCAATTGCGCCTACACCCGCCTTTGCAAATGGAACTACTGCTCCAACACACAAAAATTTGGATGCAACGGCTACACCCAATTCCTTTGTTTGCGGATCGAAACCAACGATAGAAAATGTCATATGCATTCCCCTTTCACTTAATCTAGTTATATTTTAACTTTTTATTCTGACAATTAAAAGAAGATCCCATCATTTTGGAATGAATGAGACCTTGAATTTTTACTGAAATTTTTTATTTACATATTTTCCATGACTAGGCAGAGCAATCGAGTCAAAATCAGTTATCAGCAAATGCAAATTACTTGTGAGTAAATCTCCTGCCATAGGTAAGCCATGTCCTGTAATTGCGACTTTTGGTTTTAATTTTGCAAGCTTATTTATCGATTCCCTAGCCTTTTCCCAATCAGGGGTAAGATATCTTGGTGGACCACTTATTTCCTGTTCCTGTGTGAACACTTTATAAAGATATTCTTGTTTTACAGTAACAAATGCATCTCCAACTATTAATACCCTATCCACTTCTCTAAATAATGAAATATGTCCAGGTGTGTGACCCGGTGTATGAACCCATTGAAAACCAGCCATAAAAGGTACTGTACCATCTGAAGGTAAGGCTTCTACATGATTACCCAGATTTATAGGATCAACAGGGAATATAAAAGACATTTTTGCAATTGATCCTCCTTCAACAGTAGGATCAGGTTTTGGATAGCTTTCTTTCCCCTTTAAAAAAGGTAATTCTAACTCATGAGCATAGACAGGAACTCCCCACTTTTTTACTAATTCTATTATTGCCCCAACATGATCGAAATGCCCATGGGTTAATATAATGGCTTTGGGTTGCTTGTTTACTCCAAAGCGATCCTCCACTACTGAAATAATTTCTTCTGCTGAGTACGGCATACCAGCATCTATCAATACAAAATCATCAGAATTGGCATTACCCACTAAACATATATTGACAATTTGAATGGTATGACAAAAAATGTCCGGCAAAATCTCTTGACCTATACCACTTCCTACTGAAGTTGCTGGTATATATTTGTAATCATCACCATAAGCAATCGAATTATCCAAAGTAATACATCCTCTCTATTGAACTTGCTATTAGCATTTCACCCGGACAATTATTTATACAATCCTTTAAAGTAGTTTAACTATTTATAAGTAGGGTAATTTTCTTCAAAGAAAGACATCCTACAAGTAAAATCTACTTATAGGATGTCTGTTAAATTTATATTTTAAAACGATGTACCATTTCATTCAAGGAATCTGAAACTGATGTTAGAGAAGATGCAGCAATTTGGATCTCTTCCATGGACGCTAATTGTTCTTCAGTAGCAGTTGCTATTTCGTTGGTGCTTTCGCTATTTATACTGAATAACTTAGAAACATGTACGTTTTTTTCTGCGACTGATGTGAAATCCTCAGTTAGCTGTTCTGTTTGATTAGCTATTTCCTGTATCTTATCTGAAACATTTGAAATCGATAGCATAATTTCTTTAAATTGAACTGCAGTCTCAGAAGTTAATTGGATTCCATTATTCACGCTTGATTTCACCGTTTCAATCGTGTTGACTGTTTTTTTAGATGTACTTTGTATAAGTGTAATGAGTTCTTTAATCTCATTTGCCGATTTACTAGATTGTTCCGCTAACTTGCGGACTTCCTCTGCGACAACAGCAAATCCTTTTCCATGCTCTCCCGCTCGTGCAGCTTCTATTGCTGCATTTAGAGCTAGTAGATTAGTTTGCTCTGCTATTTCATTAATCATGGAGGTTATGTCACCAATCTTCAATGCATCATTTGCTAATGAATTAATATTCTTATCAGCTTCATCTACAGATTTCTGTATAGTCCCCATATTAGCAACTATTTCTGTTACAGCCCTCTCACCATCTTCTGCTTGGCTATTAACCTCAGTTGTTTCTTCTGATACCTCGATCGTATATACAGACATATTCTTTAAAATCTCCAAAGATTGCTCAACTGCTTTTGTACCTTCTAGTAGTATAGTAGATTGATCATTCATAGCAATTGATACATTTTGTACACTTTCTGCAATTTGGTGAGAGGTAAATTTAGATTGCTCAGCACTAGCAGAAAATTCTTCTGAAGAAGCAGCTGCTTGTTCCGCTGAATAACTAATTTTAGCTATCATCTCTCTCAGGAAAGAAATAAACTGATTGAAAGCTCCACTAACTTCACTTAATTCGTCCTTATTTTTTATGTGAATTGTTTTTGTTAGATCTCCATCCCCATTAGCAATTTCAGTCATTTGTTCTTTTAGTTGTCGCAAAGGTCTAATAATAGCTTTTAAGAGAATTATACTTAGTATGATCCCCACCAATATCGCTATTATAGAGATTGCTATTAAGATAATCTGACTAGCCTTAGATTGTTCTTGTAGATTTGCACTTGCTTGAGTTGTCTTTTCATCTAATTGTTCTATAAAACTATCGAAAGACGGATCTAAAACTTCTTTTCGTATTCTTCGTTCCTCTCCAAAATGGATTTCTTCTGCTTTTGTTCTGTTTATCGTGCTATTAGTTATTACTTGCCGACTTGCTGACCAAAATTCTTTATAATCATTTTGGATACCCTCTATAACATTTTTGTCACTAGTTGTACTAGCAAGTTCGATTAAACGACTTATTTGAGATAAAACATCCTCTGACTTTTCTTCCATTTGTTTGGCATAGGTCAAATCACCTGTTAATAGAAGTGCTCGTTCATCATTGGATAGCCCAGCCAGACGAAACTGTATATGCTTTGAAATTGTTTGCATCTCTGTTAATTTATCTAACTCATTATTTTTAGAAACAACATCACTCAATACCCATGTAGATAATCCCCC carries:
- the topB gene encoding type IA DNA topoisomerase; amino-acid sequence: MKPVILAEKPSQAKAYADAFKVKRHEGYLEINPCPIFPEGAFITWGIGHLVELKEPKAYDPKWDKWSLASLPILPEKYEFQIAKGKFKQFSVVKKLLKSTDTVINACDVDREGSNIFYSIYNQSGARGQTIKRLWINSLEVDEVLKGFSNLQDNRKDLLLYDEAKARQISDWLVGMNGSRLYSLLLQGQGIKEVFPIGRVQSPTIFLIYQRQQEIEQFVSEPFYEIEATFQAEKGEYKGKAKAKESKREKILELLSGHHIQPNSPGVITSVEKIDKRTPPPQLHSLSTLQATANRLWKTSPADVLKTMQGLYEKKLVSYPRTDARHITPNEFSYIAAQVSAYQQIIGHPFEVASLAPKKRYVDSSKVQEHYAIIPTKKLPTPAKLAGLSSVERNLYEEIVRTTLAMFHTDYLYTETKVTTDVNDLPFFTTGKTERDQGWKALFPRSSKDKDDQPLPPLQEQEKVESNIGIKEGKTLPPKPYTEGQLIAMMKTCGKLVEDKLETEILKEVEGLGTEATRSGIIETIKRHGYISVTKNIVSITDKGRVLCQAIDGNLLASPSMTAKWETYLRKIGNGEGSMDRFLGSIAKFIHSLMQEVPHQLKTKQIDIKLAPRPSKYDAKFKRDPIVTCPKCHKGSIIAHKNFYGCTEYKNGCTQTFNGYFLKKKITPSQIKMLCTKGKTNIIKGFEAENGQKFDAYLAFVEGKIKLEF
- a CDS encoding DmpA family aminopeptidase, translating into MTIGRLSIGKKNCITDVHGVKVGHVTLDSPLSEGEYACTGVTAILPHGGNLFQQKVVGASYILNGFGKTTGLVQVNELGLIESPIMLTNTFGIPAVSQGTLEYMLERNPEIGDSTGTINIVVGECNDSRLNSIRKLPVEPKHAIECIQNSSSETSPEGAVGAGKGMICFGYKGGIGSSSRIIQDSDTVYTVGCMVLSNFGRKEEFQAARYQVNEVKDVPTFPKPADGSIMIVLATDAPLSNRQLTRLAKRCGVGLGRTGSHFSNGSGDIVIAFSTAHQIQHNSQESVEVRRQLRDDHSIMNDLFQGVAEVTEEAILNSLSQAVTTTGRNGTVVHAYPFE
- a CDS encoding bifunctional metallophosphatase/5'-nucleotidase, coding for MRLKILHTNDIHSNFENYKKIVTLINQQKDEDTIILDGGDFADFKSIELQGTRGMAAIELLAAAGYDAITIGNNEMFNGIDTLEHMASNSPIPFISNNLFKKDRTYINGVKPSVILEKNGLRILITGSSPDMGVFNDGLGIYMTDYSKAIKEEIDKNEGKYDICILLSHVGTFADEPLAEEIKEIDIIVSAHDHKLFEQAKIIDKTFMNSAGNYGEHIGIMELEIEDGKVHLVHSETISTKDIKESEQIESILRFNKEKAIEALSKPLYTVEHPLWHDVVEENPISNLIADGLKDMLGTEIGLINSGICNAGIFHEMTPKKLIEICPSPLNPTSFEMQGKHLKEALEQSLDAQICLADGRGPGFRGRFVGRLHASGLQIEHDGKDIHAIYVNGELLEEDKWYLVGSSDYLQRGSGYPSLANNRNEKYLAEEIKDVLRLYGEKQDFCEESLIHRWKEVSKVRG
- a CDS encoding TspO/MBR family protein translates to MELLQVNGRINKKKLALSILIPVIGGSITGWIANKNAQEKYKKLKQPSFSPPSAVFPIVWTTLYTTMGIAKYRVDQKKKDSPTAVPLYDLQLGLNYLWSFLFFRWGLRGTALVEITLMLACITLTAYEFQQVDKTAGALMIPYVGWVAFALGLNYAVWKLNK
- a CDS encoding methyl-accepting chemotaxis protein, with amino-acid sequence MLTVFKSRKEDIEQFKQKIDDLNSKLDKKDNEFQIFLNDLHKELVSTIDQHDIVNNQHAILGKMVGEILKEFKRVEESTINSNKISDEALAKGESLIASSDEMVTLSVDSREAVHAVESLIDNLGDQSRKTSASMNQLSERSKQIEEIVKVISDISSQTNLLALNASIEAARAGEHGKGFSVVADEVRKLAESTKESTADIADLTKKIQEQISKAYEDNISNMNLVNEGMKTSSETSEQINSLLSIITNVQGEVNELLNFIKHQKVSSEDVIQKFQKTTELFDETNDVLMNHIDESEVVTVKLIEAVDKVKGFQSK
- a CDS encoding DUF1028 domain-containing protein, translated to MTFSIVGFDPQTKELGVAVASKFLCVGAVVPFAKAGVGAIATQSWANLDYGVDGLDMLQRGMSPEEVLKELVANDEKSGARQVGMVDASGRSAIFTGKDCFDWAGGLAEANFAIQGNILVSEDTVNDMKAVFLQKEGSLAERLLAALQAGDIAGGDKRGKQSAALLVVKENGSYGGYTDRYIDLRVDDHADPVKELARLLKLHQLYFTGTTPEDVVAIEGVLANDIQNMLYENGFLDRDLTEVDDLLDAIQSYHLIENFDERVQERGFIDKKVVEFMRINK
- a CDS encoding MBL fold metallo-hydrolase — protein: MDNSIAYGDDYKYIPATSVGSGIGQEILPDIFCHTIQIVNICLVGNANSDDFVLIDAGMPYSAEEIISVVEDRFGVNKQPKAIILTHGHFDHVGAIIELVKKWGVPVYAHELELPFLKGKESYPKPDPTVEGGSIAKMSFIFPVDPINLGNHVEALPSDGTVPFMAGFQWVHTPGHTPGHISLFREVDRVLIVGDAFVTVKQEYLYKVFTQEQEISGPPRYLTPDWEKARESINKLAKLKPKVAITGHGLPMAGDLLTSNLHLLITDFDSIALPSHGKYVNKKFQ
- a CDS encoding methyl-accepting chemotaxis protein — encoded protein: MRIKTRIILVTTVLIISIMGVGGLSTWVLSDVVSKNNELDKLTEMQTISKHIQFRLAGLSNDERALLLTGDLTYAKQMEEKSEDVLSQISRLIELASTTSDKNVIEGIQNDYKEFWSASRQVITNSTINRTKAEEIHFGEERRIRKEVLDPSFDSFIEQLDEKTTQASANLQEQSKASQIILIAISIIAILVGIILSIILLKAIIRPLRQLKEQMTEIANGDGDLTKTIHIKNKDELSEVSGAFNQFISFLREMIAKISYSAEQAAASSEEFSASAEQSKFTSHQIAESVQNVSIAMNDQSTILLEGTKAVEQSLEILKNMSVYTIEVSEETTEVNSQAEDGERAVTEIVANMGTIQKSVDEADKNINSLANDALKIGDITSMINEIAEQTNLLALNAAIEAARAGEHGKGFAVVAEEVRKLAEQSSKSANEIKELITLIQSTSKKTVNTIETVKSSVNNGIQLTSETAVQFKEIMLSISNVSDKIQEIANQTEQLTEDFTSVAEKNVHVSKLFSINSESTNEIATATEEQLASMEEIQIAASSLTSVSDSLNEMVHRFKI